gtgtgtttgtatgtttatgtgGGCTGATGGCACAGATTGTGAAATTGAGTCTAAACTGGAGGAGACAACTAAGATGACAGGTGTCAAAATGTGTCAAAATGTGCATCAGGTGTTTCTGCATGGTAATGAGCACAAATAAACCAGAGGTGGTTCCAGTGTAGAATTTCAAGAAATACAGACTTTTATTCTTCTAGGGCCATAGTGTTATTAATTGTTGCTAGCAGGTCTTTCAGTAGGTTGACTAATTAGAGAGAAGTACCTTGTGCAAGATGCGTTAACAGTCTTATGTAAGCTGGAATAATGGAAAATCCTTGGGACATAAGTCAGACAGAACTCTAGATTTCAGTTTGATCTTCTTGCAGCAAGTGTTGCAACACTGAAACTAACTTCTGAAACCCACAGCTGGGggtagtgtgtttgtggagtggggcATGTGAATGCTGATTCATGACTTGAGGTTGACCTGGGAGGTGACCTTTTCCTCAAAATCCGATTCTGAATTACTCAAGAAAAGTAGTCAGACAACTGTTTTTCCATGTTAGAACATAAGGCTATATAGCAAAACATGAAACCGAATAATTCAAAACCATCCAAATCAGACTATGAAAGTTAATCATTTATCATGTTAAAGATTTTAACatgaggtaaaaaaaataaataaaaaaacaaacaaacatgttgCAGTGTTTCCTACAGATAACTGTGTAGGGCAGGAACACTCCACTGGTGCAGGAGGACAGGTCTGCAGGTGATGCTTCACAAGTGtccctcctcctctttctcctgctAGTTTTACACATGCACAAGTCTAGGTACTGGGCACCTTGCTGGACACTAAGCCAGATATCAGGGAAGCGTTTTAATTAATTATCCAAAATGTATCTAGataccaaataaaagtaaatccctttaaaatgtttcaaaataaaCTTGCCATTGGTTATTGTCTTTATATGTGATAGTGGTTCATTTGTATTAAAAATTCCCAAAAGAATTGCAATGCTAGGAACGCGAACTGTCCCATTCAAActtataactgtgtgtgtgtgagagagagagagagagagagagagagagagagagagagagagagagagagagagagagagagagagagagagagagagagagagagagaaatctatTTCCAGTGCTTAGACAATTAGTTAATCACAGACGTTTTCTGAACAAAGTGGTGAAGAGAGTAAGTGACTCGGGTGCTGTTATTCTATGAGTAAAACACAGATGTCAGAACAATAAAAAGACTGGCAGCGACTATGTTGTTTAAAACACCATAAGGAGTTTTCCCTCCTATCCACGGAGGTCCTAAGAACCAACAAGCCAACCATTTAAGAAGGgaataaaatgaatgttttaataGTTGCGCTGCTTGCATACAGTGAGACAGATCAGTACTATCTCTAAGGGCAATACCACAAATATGCAATTAAAACAGATGCTTTGCAAATTCTGCCTTTAAAGCTCATGTCAGATGATATAGCCGTTATACAGGCGTATTGCAGCTCATGACGAGCACATTCCTTCAGTGTGCCACCGCTGTGATGGCGCAACCCAAAGGCCGTGTTGTCAAGTACTAGAACCGTCCTACTCAATTTGACTATGTAAATAAACACGAGTTTACAGTTTTAGTACCTGACGTGTAGTATATGTACAGAAGCCTAACGTCGAGCGAAAGTTTTCAACAGCTTTGGACAAAGCCAATGGAAAACGGACTGGTCCGTTAATGAATTAATACTCACGTTCCTAAGATCTCCTTAAAGTCAAAAATCTTCTTAATGTCATCGACTTGCTTTTTCCAAGATCCGTTCACGGACTCTTCGTTTTCCCTGGCCATGTTTTGCGCCAGAAATATTCCGTAAATAATTTCGTTAACAAGTCTCCTGTTTATTCAGGGTGCAGTTCCGAAAACACGAACCCGGTCCAACCGTGACCGCTCCGTCGCAGCTCCAGCCGGACACGCCACTCCAGACAGCACCGTGAACAGGATTTACGTGGCCAGCCTAAAATATGACTAATCCGGGCGAGATTAACTGCTGCGGATCGCGCGCTGCCGAACCACAGCCAGAGGAACCGACACCAAAAGTGTAACGCACGTTTGTATCGGTACGTGGGCTGGTTGGTGCGCTAGAGATGTTGGGTCTACTGTGTGGGGGGATAAAGCAGTGGGGTTATGAAAACCCATGTAGTCGGATTAGCGATTTGACCGACAATCCGAGCAATTGGGTGTAGTTCACGTATCacaccagggtgatgtgattgATACCTGGATTGATTGATGTGAACGGCTCGATTACATTGATCTAAAACGAGCAAGAGCCTGCTAACCTAAATTCAGTTCACCAGCGTATACCTTGCAAGTACCGACCGTTATTAATCCACTAAGGACATTACACCGCTGATGAAATATATACGAAATGCTGCTACCAACAAGCAAGAAAAGCCAGAAGTGTCTTTAAAAGGCGTCCACGTGTGTTTAGTGTTTCCATTCACAACATGATCGGTCCCCATGTGTTCAGTGCGTATGAATATCAAGACATTCAGTCAGTTAAAATCATGTTTATTCCTATCACAAACGAATCATCTCTTTTAAAGCATTTTAAGATTAGACGCCATAGGATAATTAATTTGTGTAATCGTTTAAACGATTTACAGTTGAACTGGAGACGGGAAGAGAGAAGGAAATTTTAGACCACCAACTCCCACACACAAGTCTAGTTTTATACTGTTCCAGGGGAGGAccatgggtgtggtagtgggggtggTAAGTGGACCTGACTAACCAGGGCCcaagtagggagaggggcccattttttgctcatgtgcctttACTggtatttataggggcccactgacattgggtgtacagggcccagaatttgctgctatGCCCCTGGGGAGGACTAGCCTATATTCCATTGATGGTGTTCAGTCATGTTGCAATTAACTAATGATTTCAGATTTCTGTTCTTCATTCTCATAAATCCATGGGATGCAGTGGCTTTTCTAGAGAGGATAGAAGATCTGGAGAGGAGATTTTGGAGGGCTTTAGTCAACTAGTATGGTCACATATGGTCCTTACATTAAAACTTAACTAAAATGAATGTTTTCACTGCTgaaagatgactgatcagaaaTGCACATTTCAAACTGAACGATGCTTCCAGTGTATTtttccaaaataaataaattcaaaccaggaaaaaaatgtaataagtcagtaactcaaACATTTGTAATCTTCATCCCATCATTTTTAAGCACCTTATTTCACAGAAatgtaattacatttttaaaaattatataaatTCACACTCAGTAATCAGTAAAGCCTAAATTAAATCCTGACAAAACATCTTTAAAAAggtaaaacaacatatttgaaCTAAAGTGGTATATTTCTTTCACCTTAAATGCAAAAAGGTTGTTTCATAAAACAAAAACCTGCATTAAACAGTTTGTCATACATTCAAACATACTTTCAAATGCATACTTAATACCTGCTAGTACTGGCTTATCGGACATATTTTCTACCAGAATGGCATCAATAAAATAGAACACataaaacagttttttcttgGCATTCCAGCATAAAAAGGCCCTAAAAAGCTTCACCAGGAAATCTGTAAATGTAGCCCGCTTCATGAGAAACATGCGGTGTGCTAAGCAGAGTTCAGGTGGGTTAATGCCTTGTGTGGTGGGGTTCTGTCTCAGGAGAAGGAAGCTGACAGGATGGCTTCGTGCTGTTGATTATGGAGGGTTCCTATGCCCACAGCTGgagcaggaagagcaggacGACAGACCACGCACAGCTGGGAGGACACATGACTGTTGAGTAAGGCACTGGGGAAGGGGGCAGCTCACTAACCCCCCCTCCTCAAGTAATCTGATACGACACATTACAAGCTCAACAGCTGTAAGGTCAAGTGGAACAAGCAAAGATCAGAAGATGTTTCTCCAAACTCACCTTACAGGCCAGCTGTTTTTCAAATCTAGGAGACACAAAGGACCAGCATCCCATGTTCTGTGGCTCTTCCTGGCTCCAGATAAACTCTGCAAATGAGGAGTTAGAAGCTTTAAAAGTGTATCCAACTTGATAAGCCAGCCATTCAGCTTCTGCTTTAAGCAGAAAAAGTTTTACGCATAAGATTTCAGCATGAAATTACAACCAGTTAATATAATGGAGATACTTAATGTTGCAGCATACATGCATAAAAAAATTATAGGATTGCAAAGTTTGCCCTGTATTAAAACGTGGGGAGAGAGGTCATTAGGACTTTTTCCGCATAAGTATGACCAAGATCAGTGAACGTCTCCTTATATTGGTTTGGACCAAAGCTGTAAGACAGCATGCTGCAGGAATGAGGAGATAAGGCCTCACCTTTAGCGCTGGTGTATTTAGATAGCTCCTGCTGCAGGGCCTCCATGGGGAAGGGACATAGTTCCTCCACTCTGATCAGCGCTGTGGTCCGACATGCTTCTGGCAGAACCTCCCTCTGCTTCAGGAGGGCGTAGAAGTGCTTGCCCGAGCAAAGCAGGACACGCTGCACGCTAGCTCAGCAGAGTAGAGGCAACTTGTCACTGACTGGAGTCTCGCACTTGAACTCAAGCCGAGTGAAGCAGTTAGCCCTCCCACCCACTTCTAACAAAATGGGTTTCATCACCGCTCTGCTCACCTTTGAGGATTTACAGAGTCGTCACCAATTACAGGCTTGAAGGAAGTGCCAGGGCCCATCTCTTCTAGGCTTGACACTGCCCCCTAGTGTAAGAGAAGGAATAACACACAAGTAAAGGACAAAAAGTAAGTTAAAACCAGTGATCACTGTTGGATTTAGCAGGTAGGAAACTCACGGAAAAGCGCAGCAAAGTTTTGGGCGAAGCCACAATGAGGGGCTTGCGGAAGTCACGGATCATCTGTCTCCTCAGGAGGTGGAAGTACTGAGCTGGCGTTGTGGGATTCACCACCCCCATGTTGACCGTGTCTCCATCCACACCTTCTTCCTTACTGTCACACATCTACAGTAGGACAGAACACCACCAGCCTGGTCTTGGGTCTGAACTCAACACAGGGTCATGGAGAAGCATTAGTGTCCTGAGAAGCATGCACATGGGCGTTCACCTGAAGGAAACGCTCGATGCGGCAGGACGAGTGCTCAGGTCCTGCACCGTCGTAGCCGTGGGGAAGCAGGACCACAAGGCCACTCTGCAGAAGCCACTTAGCCTCAcctgcacaaagtcagtgtcACATCAATCACACAGATTCTATCGCTAAAACTGCCACGGGTTTCTAGCCCAGCATGAAACTGTGGTCCATGCAGGCAATGATAAACACAAGCAACTGGCTGATTCTGGTTTATACGTAGGTTGGCTTTTTTTATTCACCTCCAGAGACAAAGGTGTCAAAGATGATTTGAGCTCCGTTGAAGAAATCTCCAAACTGGGCCTCCCAGATAGGCAGCAGTTTTGGTTGTGTAATACTCATGCCGTACTCGAAACCCAACACCGCCTCCTCAGATAGTGCACTGTTACACACCTGTTACACAGGGAAAAATAAAAATTagaaaattaattaaatttcatatgtatatatacacataccccAAAATCAAAATAAACATTGTTCATTATCCACATGGAACTGGTTTCTGATACAAAACCAGAAATACTGGAAATACAATTCAACAGGACACACAGATAACACTGCTGAGGTGACTAGTGTGATAATCTGACCTCCAAAAAGCCTTTCTGTTCAGCACTGATGTGATTGAGAGGGATGTACATGTCGTTGGACTCCTGACACACGACCATGGCGTGCCTCTGGCTGAAGGTTCCACGGCCCACGTCCTGCCCACAGAGCCGCACATGGAAGCCTGCGTTGAAACGCACAGTAAAACCTCCGTGTCACAAATCCAGACTTTCTACATGCAGTAAAACCTGTTACGAATCCAGACTTTCTTCTGCCTCGGCCAACAGCGGTCCACTCCCAAACGGTCCCAGCTCCCTTGTGCCAACGGATGGCATTGAGTCTCATAACAGAAAGTTGTCATTTGGGATTAGCACGCAAAACGTGTTTAACTGtgctggagagggagagagcttaCCCTGGCAGAGAAGAGTGCCGAAAGCCAGGGCCTCGGCAGTGGACCAGTCCAGCTTGGTTCCTTCGCCAAGTTTCTGTAGTCTGGACTGCTCAGTGCAAGAAATCAAATTCAGTGAAATACTGTTAGCACCACCAACAGATGCTAAACAATGCATGGTCTGAAATGTACTATAACATATAGTTTCGAACTCTATGCATCTCTTAATATTCTATATTTTCCACTTATAGCTATAAATCATCATCTGAATGCTCCTGGATTCATCAAAACAGCCATCCACTGCCTGACAGTATCAAACACAGGTCATCCATTGTAGATGCATTGCAGCAGAAAACCACATCTTTTTAACTGACTTGTACTTAATACTGAATCCACTTGCCTGATCAACTCACCACATTTTATGATTGGCTTTTTAACAGCTACAACTTGAATGCATTTCACTTATGATTATATGACtatgtcaataaaaaaaatactcaTCACATGAATTATTCAGTTACAGACAAGTTTGTAGTTTTTAAAGGTTTGAATGTAAAACTGGTTTAAAGCAGAAGgattctgcatataaatgcacacatacacatgcagtcAGTAGACACCTAGCAACCTCCCATTTGAtcaggggaaggggggggggggggaggggggtgttgtACCTGCACATGGGTCTTCCTCAGGTGACCATGCACCTGGATCTCCTCAGGTATGGCCACCGACTTGGCTCCCACAAACTGGAGCAGGGGAGCAGCCACACCAGTGTCCCACGACGAAACTCGGGCCTGGGGCTCCACGAGCCCTCCCCAGCGACCCTGAAGATTGGTGGGTGGAGGACTGTAGAAGGTCATGTTGGCTAAGCAGTCGTTGAGCGTGGAGTAGTAAGCCGTCTTGATCTGAGCACGCTCCTCCTCCGTCATGAGGCCCTCTGAGATCAGCTGGTCAGCGTAGGAATCAGGTATGCTCTTCCTTGAGCTGGGGGAAGTAATGGTAAAGATAGTAACTACTTTACTGAAGACATGAGAGGCAGTGTGAAAGGGAGCAGGGAAGAGGAACATGCCAACATGCGTGAACAGATCTGGCACGCAGACTGGGAGTGTGAACCCACCGGATGATTTTGTACATGACTGGGTTTGTGAAGAAGGGCTCGTCCAGCTCGTTGTGCCCCCACTGGCGGTAGCAGAGGAGGTCTACTATAATGTCCTTCCGGAAACGTCTCTGGTACTCCACGGCCAGCCGTGTCGCTCGGAGAACCTCCTCTGCATCATCCCCATTCACGTGGATAATGGCACATCCCACCATCTTACCTACAGCACACAGCAAAGAAGTCCATCTCAAGATGGCCATTTCGACCATCCAGTCAAGCACAAGCACTACATACTttagactttttttttattctgcagACTATTCACCATCATACTTTTATCTGTAAATCTATAAATGAGATATTTCCTACTCTGCCTAGATCAATCTAatacagggatgtcaaagtcaaatacaccgagggccaaaaaaccaaatttgctacaagccgagggccggactggttcaatgtttattaaaacatattgaaatgattgcacatagcctattgaaccaagacctaacacagtgtttattatttaatgcttaaatgaataaagtaatattttcttatggatctgtcagtaatttcaagtgaaaacatttttcaacaagcaaacagataaaaacaaacttccttcaaagaaaacatgttctgtacattaaatgaaaaaagtaataaaggtttgaaaagtgctggaatttaggctaaagtacttgaaaatgcttgaaattgtaactacttcgtttcacaacaaatatctatcagactgaacagttctcttgtattacgttaacaaatacgagcctcttgtaattccaggacaaaacatgagaacgtgaagacgttaagattgggtggtttgaaaataaacaaccattaaataatgtgaataaaaagcgaattatttcaaatcattttgaatagatgtttaaatatttaactttattaagatTAAATAAAGTTACAAATTTCGCAAAGTTACAAATttcgatatatatatatatatatatatatatatatatatatatatatatatatatatatatatgatattcCTTTCAAGAATTGTTCTCTTTCAAGAATTGTTTTAATGCATCATGAATCACTGCCATTTCTAAGGAATATTTCTTTCAACATCCATATAAATGTTTGTTGAGAATACCTACCAACATCACTGCAGTACAAGGATGAACGACCCCTCTCAGAGGGAGTGGTATATCCCACTTGATTGTTCACGATGAGGTGGATACTTCCACCCACTCTGAAGTGAGGTAGGTTGGACAGGGTGAAGGTCTCTGGCACAATTCCCTGGCCTGAGAATGATGCATCACCATGAACCTGAAAAGTGACACATATATACAGGAATACAGTTCAAGATGCAAAGATTACCCATAACAATTCACATTTCATGCATTACTCTTAAAATACCATAACTTAATAAAAATCAACACCACAACAGTTTCAATCAATTTCTATGTAAATAAGGTGTATTGTAATTGACATAAATGTAATTAGCTACCTGTTCAATTGCTGAAAATGTCAAATCAAAATGTCAAATTCTCATTTACAAAACATCGCTAGGAATGCAGTGCAAACCCCTCTAAAAGTTTAAAGGAGTTAAAATGCTATGTTAACCTCCAGCACATGGAGGCTATAATTTGTCTCATCAATTATATGGCCATTCCACGAGCACATACAAGGGACACCTATAATATGGAATCATGGGAAGCTGGTCACCTGTACACAGATGACCTTGTCTCCTGGCCGGGCGCCGCTGTCGCTGGAGTAGTCTCCATCCTCCTTCACCTGTTGCCGCCCACGCGTCTTGCCCTGCGTGACGGGGTTGATGGCCTCCAGGTGCGAGGGGTTGGGCAGCATGGTGACGTGAATCGGGCGCCCCACCCCCACGTCCAGCTCCACGGAGGAGGTCAGGTGGGAGAGCACGTCCCCGATGGAGGGAGACTCCTCCGGGAACTCGCTCAGGCCCCTCATCTTACGGAACATTAACTGCGGCAAAGCAGGAAGGGCATCAAAGCAGAACTGATGTAAGTGGTTCACGGCAGCAGGGGCACACGGGGAGGTTTGGCACGCTCCAATTACTGCACAATTACTTCAGGATAAATAATGGGGACACAGCCTAGCCGTGCCATTCACAGGACTCTTTGTTCTATGCTCTGATTAAGATGATGGTCACTCCACATAACTAATGGTGCTTAGGAAAAGCTGGTGGAAGATCAGGTATAAACAATGCATGAAAAAAGTACAATTTTTTTTGACAAAGTGTGTCAAGAAAAAAGCATTAATACAGGAGCAAAAGTCATTTGTAATTTTCTTCATAGACAGTAAATCTATGTTGTGAACTGCTGCGGACGTTCTCGGCCATCTGGGCTTGCTGGGGTTGCTCAAACTGGGGCTGCTTCTCTTTTTTGGTTCCCTTTTTCAAGACGATGAAAACTGGTCACGTTCTAAGGCCAATATTGATCC
This portion of the Brachyhypopomus gauderio isolate BG-103 unplaced genomic scaffold, BGAUD_0.2 sc79, whole genome shotgun sequence genome encodes:
- the dhtkd1 gene encoding 2-oxoadipate dehydrogenase complex component E1 isoform X2, with translation MSVETSQLQSLQERLWFADCFEELKKETFSSKDRRQLAKLMLESQEFDHFLATKFATVKRYGGEGAESMMGFFFELFRSAATGGVTDVVMGMPHRGRLNLLTGLLRFPPELMFRKMRGLSEFPEESPSIGDVLSHLTSSVELDVGVGRPIHVTMLPNPSHLEAINPVTQGKTRGRQQVKEDGDYSSDSGARPGDKVICVQVHGDASFSGQGIVPETFTLSNLPHFRVGGSIHLIVNNQVGYTTPSERGRSSLYCSDVGKMVGCAIIHVNGDDAEEVLRATRLAVEYQRRFRKDIIVDLLCYRQWGHNELDEPFFTNPVMYKIIRSRKSIPDSYADQLISEGLMTEEERAQIKTAYYSTLNDCLANMTFYSPPPTNLQGRWGGLVEPQARVSSWDTGVAAPLLQFVGAKSVAIPEEIQVHGHLRKTHVQSRLQKLGEGTKLDWSTAEALAFGTLLCQGFHVRLCGQDVGRGTFSQRHAMVVCQESNDMYIPLNHISAEQKGFLEVCNSALSEEAVLGFEYGMSITQPKLLPIWEAQFGDFFNGAQIIFDTFVSGGEAKWLLQSGLVVLLPHGYDGAGPEHSSCRIERFLQMCDSKEEGVDGDTVNMGVVNPTTPAQYFHLLRRQMIRDFRKPLIVASPKTLLRFSGAVSSLEEMGPGTSFKPVIGDDSVNPQSVQRVLLCSGKHFYALLKQREVLPEACRTTALIRVEELCPFPMEALQQELSKYTSAKEFIWSQEEPQNMGCWSFVSPRFEKQLACKLCVVCRPALPAPAVGIGTLHNQQHEAILSASFS
- the dhtkd1 gene encoding 2-oxoadipate dehydrogenase complex component E1 isoform X1 yields the protein MSSGVMLVSLHRPGRCALTSWRRLRGASYHTDRGVYGYRPRPAALEGDTELSTVQNNISSLNQDHGLARLVEAYRAHGHKAAKINPLLPHTPVMEKIPEITLLNGTLQGPLKTSALRHFGKAEASPEEVVAYLESIYCGTMSVETSQLQSLQERLWFADCFEELKKETFSSKDRRQLAKLMLESQEFDHFLATKFATVKRYGGEGAESMMGFFFELFRSAATGGVTDVVMGMPHRGRLNLLTGLLRFPPELMFRKMRGLSEFPEESPSIGDVLSHLTSSVELDVGVGRPIHVTMLPNPSHLEAINPVTQGKTRGRQQVKEDGDYSSDSGARPGDKVICVQVHGDASFSGQGIVPETFTLSNLPHFRVGGSIHLIVNNQVGYTTPSERGRSSLYCSDVGKMVGCAIIHVNGDDAEEVLRATRLAVEYQRRFRKDIIVDLLCYRQWGHNELDEPFFTNPVMYKIIRSRKSIPDSYADQLISEGLMTEEERAQIKTAYYSTLNDCLANMTFYSPPPTNLQGRWGGLVEPQARVSSWDTGVAAPLLQFVGAKSVAIPEEIQVHGHLRKTHVQSRLQKLGEGTKLDWSTAEALAFGTLLCQGFHVRLCGQDVGRGTFSQRHAMVVCQESNDMYIPLNHISAEQKGFLEVCNSALSEEAVLGFEYGMSITQPKLLPIWEAQFGDFFNGAQIIFDTFVSGGEAKWLLQSGLVVLLPHGYDGAGPEHSSCRIERFLQMCDSKEEGVDGDTVNMGVVNPTTPAQYFHLLRRQMIRDFRKPLIVASPKTLLRFSGAVSSLEEMGPGTSFKPVIGDDSVNPQSVQRVLLCSGKHFYALLKQREVLPEACRTTALIRVEELCPFPMEALQQELSKYTSAKEFIWSQEEPQNMGCWSFVSPRFEKQLACKLCVVCRPALPAPAVGIGTLHNQQHEAILSASFS